One part of the Odontesthes bonariensis isolate fOdoBon6 chromosome 13, fOdoBon6.hap1, whole genome shotgun sequence genome encodes these proteins:
- the LOC142397641 gene encoding UDP-N-acetylglucosamine--peptide N-acetylglucosaminyltransferase 110 kDa subunit isoform X2 — translation MASSVGNVADSTEPTKRMLSFQGLAELAHREYQSGDFEAAERHCMQLWRQEPDNTGVLLLLSSIHFQCRRLDRSAHFSTLAIKQNPMLAEAYSNLGNVYKERGQLQEAIEHYRHALRLKPDFIDGYINLAAALVAAGDMEGAVQAYVSALQYNPDLYCVRSDLGNLLKALGRLEEAKACYLKAIETQPNFAVAWSNLGCVFNAQGEIWLAIHHFEKAVTLDPNFLDAYINLGNVLKEARIFDRAVAGYLRALSLSPNHAVVHGNLACVYYEQGLIDLAIDTYRRAIELQPHFPDAYCNLANALKEKGNVSEAEECYNTALRLCPTHADSLNNLANIKREQGNIEDAVQLYRKALEVFPEFAAAHSNLASVLQQQGKLQEALMHYKEAIRISPTFADAYSNMGNTLKEMQDVQGALQCYTRAIQINPAFADAHSNLASIHKDSGNIPEAIASYRTALKLKPDFPDAYCNLAHCLQIVCDWTDYDERMKKLVSIVADQLEKNRLPSVHPHHSMLYPLSHNFRKAIAERHGNLCLDKVHALIKINALHKPAFEHPKDLKASGGRLRVGYVSSDFGNHPTSHLMQSIPGMHNPEKFEVFCYALSPDDSTNFRVKVVAEAHHFTDLSQIPCNGKAADRIFQDGVHILVNMNGYTKGARNELFALRPAPIQAMWLGYPGTSGAPFMDYIISDKETSPVEVAEQYSEKLAYMPNTFFIGDHANMFPHLKKKAVIDFKSNGHIFDNRIVLNGIDLKAFLDSLPDVKVIKMKCDNNQEAAGDTNGALSMPVIPMNTAAEAIINMINQGQIQVTINGFTVSNGLATTQINNKAATGEEVPRTIVVTTRSQYGLPEDSIVYCNFNQLYKIDPPTLQMWANILKRVPNSVLWLLRFPAVGEPNIQQYALNLGLPASRIIFSPVAPKEEHVRRGQLADVCLDTPLCNGHTTGMDVLWAGTPMVTMPGETLASRVAASQLSCLGCPELIAQSRQDYEDIAVKLGSDMEYLKMIRARVWKQRICSPLFNTKQYTTDLERLYLQMWEHHSNGNKPEHLVKLQTVETSESA, via the exons ATGGCGAGCTCAGTGGGAAACGTGGCTGACAGCACAG AACCAACAAAACGTATGCTTTCCTTCCAAGGGTTGGCTGAGCTGGCGCACCGGGAGTACCAATCAGGAGATTTCGAGGCAGCTGAGCGCCACTGCATGCAGCTGTGGAGGCAGGAGCCTGATAACACAGGCGTGTTGTTGCTTCTGTCATCCATCCACTTCCAGTGCCGAAGACTTGACAG GTCCGCTCACTTCAGTACCTTGGCCATCAAACAGAACCCAATGCTTGCCGAGGCCTACTCCAATCTGGGGAACGTGTACAAGGAGCGTGGGCAACTGCAGGAGGCCATAGAGCATTATCGCCATGCACTGAGACTGAAGCCAGATTTCATTGATGGGTACATCAACCTGGCAGCAGCTCTGGTGGCCGCAGGAGACATGGAGGGAGCAGTGCAGGCTTATGTCTCTGCATTACAGTACAACCCG GATCTTTATTGTGTGCGTAGCGACTTGGGCAATTTGCTTAAAGCCCTGGGACGTTTGGAAGAGGCTAAG GCTTGCTACCTGAAAGCCATTGAGACTCAGCCCAACTTTGCAGTGGCTTGGAGCAACTTAGGTTGTGTATTCAATGCCCAGGGAGAAATATGGCTTGCCATACACCATTTTGAAAAG GCGGTGACTCTGGATCCAAATTTTCTTGATGCATACATCAATTTAGGCAATGTTTTGAAAGAAGCCCGCATCTTTGACAG AGCTGTGGCTGGATACCTGAGAGCCCTGAGTCTTAGCCCCAACCATGCAGTTGTCCATGGAAACCTGGCCTGTGTCTACTACGAGCAGGGTCTCATTGACCTGGCCATCGACACCTACCGTCGTGCTATTGAACTGCAGCCCCACTTTCCTGATGCCTATTGCAATTTGGCAAATGCCCTAAAGGAGAAAGGCAAT GTGTCTGAAGCAGAAGAGTGCTACAACACAGCTTTGCGTTTGTGCCCAACTCATGCCGACTCCCTGAACAACTTGGCCAATATCAAGCGTGAGCAGGGTAACATTGAGGATGCAGTTCAGCTCTATAGAAAAGCCTTGGAG gTGTTCCCAGAGTTTGCAGCAGCTCACTCTAACCTGGCCAGTGTGCTACAGCAGCAGGGAAAACTCCAGGAGGCCCTCATGCATTACAAGGAGGCAATAAG aatcagCCCCACGTTTGCTGATGCCTATTCCAACATGGGCAATACACTGAAGGAAATGCAAGATGTGCAGGGAGCGCTGCAGTGCTACACCCGGGCCATCCAAATCAACCCCGCCTTTGCTGATGCTCACAGCAATTTGGCCTCAATTCACAAG GATTCTGGAAACATCCCAGAAGCCATTGCGTCTTACCGCACAGCCCTGAAACTCAAGCCGGACTTCCCTGATGCTTACTGCAACTTGGCACATTGCTTACAG ATCGTGTGTGACTGGACAGATTATGATGAGCGGATGAAAAAACTTGTGAGCATTGTAGCTGACCAGCTGGAAAAGAACCGCTTGCCCTCAGTGCACCCACACCACAGCATGCTGTATCCATTGTCCCACAATTTCCGCAAGGCTATCGCTGAACGCCATGGGAACCTATGTCTGGACAAGGTACACGCACTGATCAAA ATTAATGCACTGCACAAACCTGCTTTTGAGCACCCTAAGGATCTGAAGGCCAGTGGCGGACGACTGCGTGTCGGCTATGTCAGCTCTGACTTTGGGAACCACCCAACTTCCCACCTGATGCAGTCCATTCCTGGAATGCACAATCCTGAGAAATTCGAG GTGTTCTGCTACGCACTCAGCCCTGATGATAGTACTAACTTCCGTGTGAAAGTAGTAGCAGAAGCTCATCATTTCACAGACCTCTCACAG ATCCCTTGCAACGGCAAGGCAGCTGATCGTATCTTCCAGGATGGAGTGCACATTCTGGTCAACATGAACGGATACACCAAGGGAGCCCGAAATGAGCTGTTTGCTCTTCGCCCTGCTCCCATTCAG GCTATGTGGCTTGGTTACCCTGGTACCAGTGGGGCTCCCTTCATGGATTACATAATCTCTGACAAGGAAACATCACCTGTGGAAGTAGCTGAGCAGTACTCTGAGAAACTTGCCTACATGCCCAATACCTTCTTCATTGGAGATCATGCCAATATGTTCCCTCACCTCAAG AAAAAGGCAGTGATTGATTTCAAGTCAAATGGACACATCTTTGACAACCGCATTGTTCTTAATGGTATTGATCTGAAAGCCTTCTTGGACAGTCTGCCAGATGTCAAAGTGATAAAG ATGAAATGTGACAACAACCAGGAAGCTGCTGGGGACACAAATGGCGCTCTGTCCATGCCGGTTATCCCCATGAACACAGCAGCTGAGGCAATCATCAACATGATTAATCAGGGCCAAATCCAGGTCACAATCAATGGCTTCACAGTCAGCAACGGTCTGGCAACAACACAG ATCAATAACAAAGCTGCAACTGGGGAGGAAGTGCCGCGCACTATTGTTGTGACAACCCGCTCCCAGTATGGTCTCCCAGAGGACTCCATTGTCTACTGCAACTTCAACCAGCTCTACAAGATTGACCCCCCCACTCTTCAGATGTGGGCCAAT ATCCTGAAACGTGTGCCCAACAGTGTGCTATGGCTTCTTCGCTTCCCTGCTGTTGGTGAGCCCAACATCCAGCAGTACGCTCTGAACTTGGGTCTGCCGGCCTCTCGCATAATTTTTTCTCCAGTGGCGCCCAAGGAGGAGCACGTGAGAAGAGGCCAGCTGGCTGACGTGTGCCTAGACACTCCTCTTTGCAATGGTCACACTACAGGCATGGATGTTCTCTGGGCTGGCACTCCCATGGTAACCATGCCAG GTGAGACTCTTGCTTCCCGTGTGGCTGCTTCACAACTCAGCTGTCTGGGCTGCCCTGAGCTAATCGCCCAAAGTCGCCAGGACTATGAGGACATAGCAGTCAAACTGGGCTCTGACATGGAATA CCTGAAGATGATCAGAGCACGTGTTTGGAAACAGAGAATCTGCAGCCCCCTTTTCAACACTAAACAGTACACAACAGACCTGGAAAGGCTCTATCTGCAGATGTGGGAGCACCACAGCAATGGCAACAAGCCAGAACACCTGGTCAAACTCCAGACAGTAGAGACCAGTGAGAGCGCCTGA
- the LOC142397641 gene encoding UDP-N-acetylglucosamine--peptide N-acetylglucosaminyltransferase 110 kDa subunit isoform X7, which produces MASSVGNVADSTGLAELAHREYQSGDFEAAERHCMQLWRQEPDNTGVLLLLSSIHFQCRRLDRSAHFSTLAIKQNPMLAEAYSNLGNVYKERGQLQEAIEHYRHALRLKPDFIDGYINLAAALVAAGDMEGAVQAYVSALQYNPDLYCVRSDLGNLLKALGRLEEAKACYLKAIETQPNFAVAWSNLGCVFNAQGEIWLAIHHFEKAVTLDPNFLDAYINLGNVLKEARIFDRAVAGYLRALSLSPNHAVVHGNLACVYYEQGLIDLAIDTYRRAIELQPHFPDAYCNLANALKEKGNVSEAEECYNTALRLCPTHADSLNNLANIKREQGNIEDAVQLYRKALEVFPEFAAAHSNLASVLQQQGKLQEALMHYKEAIRISPTFADAYSNMGNTLKEMQDVQGALQCYTRAIQINPAFADAHSNLASIHKDSGNIPEAIASYRTALKLKPDFPDAYCNLAHCLQIVCDWTDYDERMKKLVSIVADQLEKNRLPSVHPHHSMLYPLSHNFRKAIAERHGNLCLDKINALHKPAFEHPKDLKASGGRLRVGYVSSDFGNHPTSHLMQSIPGMHNPEKFEVFCYALSPDDSTNFRVKVVAEAHHFTDLSQIPCNGKAADRIFQDGVHILVNMNGYTKGARNELFALRPAPIQAMWLGYPGTSGAPFMDYIISDKETSPVEVAEQYSEKLAYMPNTFFIGDHANMFPHLKKKAVIDFKSNGHIFDNRIVLNGIDLKAFLDSLPDVKVIKMKCDNNQEAAGDTNGALSMPVIPMNTAAEAIINMINQGQIQVTINGFTVSNGLATTQINNKAATGEEVPRTIVVTTRSQYGLPEDSIVYCNFNQLYKIDPPTLQMWANILKRVPNSVLWLLRFPAVGEPNIQQYALNLGLPASRIIFSPVAPKEEHVRRGQLADVCLDTPLCNGHTTGMDVLWAGTPMVTMPGETLASRVAASQLSCLGCPELIAQSRQDYEDIAVKLGSDMEYLKMIRARVWKQRICSPLFNTKQYTTDLERLYLQMWEHHSNGNKPEHLVKLQTVETSESA; this is translated from the exons ATGGCGAGCTCAGTGGGAAACGTGGCTGACAGCACAG GGTTGGCTGAGCTGGCGCACCGGGAGTACCAATCAGGAGATTTCGAGGCAGCTGAGCGCCACTGCATGCAGCTGTGGAGGCAGGAGCCTGATAACACAGGCGTGTTGTTGCTTCTGTCATCCATCCACTTCCAGTGCCGAAGACTTGACAG GTCCGCTCACTTCAGTACCTTGGCCATCAAACAGAACCCAATGCTTGCCGAGGCCTACTCCAATCTGGGGAACGTGTACAAGGAGCGTGGGCAACTGCAGGAGGCCATAGAGCATTATCGCCATGCACTGAGACTGAAGCCAGATTTCATTGATGGGTACATCAACCTGGCAGCAGCTCTGGTGGCCGCAGGAGACATGGAGGGAGCAGTGCAGGCTTATGTCTCTGCATTACAGTACAACCCG GATCTTTATTGTGTGCGTAGCGACTTGGGCAATTTGCTTAAAGCCCTGGGACGTTTGGAAGAGGCTAAG GCTTGCTACCTGAAAGCCATTGAGACTCAGCCCAACTTTGCAGTGGCTTGGAGCAACTTAGGTTGTGTATTCAATGCCCAGGGAGAAATATGGCTTGCCATACACCATTTTGAAAAG GCGGTGACTCTGGATCCAAATTTTCTTGATGCATACATCAATTTAGGCAATGTTTTGAAAGAAGCCCGCATCTTTGACAG AGCTGTGGCTGGATACCTGAGAGCCCTGAGTCTTAGCCCCAACCATGCAGTTGTCCATGGAAACCTGGCCTGTGTCTACTACGAGCAGGGTCTCATTGACCTGGCCATCGACACCTACCGTCGTGCTATTGAACTGCAGCCCCACTTTCCTGATGCCTATTGCAATTTGGCAAATGCCCTAAAGGAGAAAGGCAAT GTGTCTGAAGCAGAAGAGTGCTACAACACAGCTTTGCGTTTGTGCCCAACTCATGCCGACTCCCTGAACAACTTGGCCAATATCAAGCGTGAGCAGGGTAACATTGAGGATGCAGTTCAGCTCTATAGAAAAGCCTTGGAG gTGTTCCCAGAGTTTGCAGCAGCTCACTCTAACCTGGCCAGTGTGCTACAGCAGCAGGGAAAACTCCAGGAGGCCCTCATGCATTACAAGGAGGCAATAAG aatcagCCCCACGTTTGCTGATGCCTATTCCAACATGGGCAATACACTGAAGGAAATGCAAGATGTGCAGGGAGCGCTGCAGTGCTACACCCGGGCCATCCAAATCAACCCCGCCTTTGCTGATGCTCACAGCAATTTGGCCTCAATTCACAAG GATTCTGGAAACATCCCAGAAGCCATTGCGTCTTACCGCACAGCCCTGAAACTCAAGCCGGACTTCCCTGATGCTTACTGCAACTTGGCACATTGCTTACAG ATCGTGTGTGACTGGACAGATTATGATGAGCGGATGAAAAAACTTGTGAGCATTGTAGCTGACCAGCTGGAAAAGAACCGCTTGCCCTCAGTGCACCCACACCACAGCATGCTGTATCCATTGTCCCACAATTTCCGCAAGGCTATCGCTGAACGCCATGGGAACCTATGTCTGGACAAG ATTAATGCACTGCACAAACCTGCTTTTGAGCACCCTAAGGATCTGAAGGCCAGTGGCGGACGACTGCGTGTCGGCTATGTCAGCTCTGACTTTGGGAACCACCCAACTTCCCACCTGATGCAGTCCATTCCTGGAATGCACAATCCTGAGAAATTCGAG GTGTTCTGCTACGCACTCAGCCCTGATGATAGTACTAACTTCCGTGTGAAAGTAGTAGCAGAAGCTCATCATTTCACAGACCTCTCACAG ATCCCTTGCAACGGCAAGGCAGCTGATCGTATCTTCCAGGATGGAGTGCACATTCTGGTCAACATGAACGGATACACCAAGGGAGCCCGAAATGAGCTGTTTGCTCTTCGCCCTGCTCCCATTCAG GCTATGTGGCTTGGTTACCCTGGTACCAGTGGGGCTCCCTTCATGGATTACATAATCTCTGACAAGGAAACATCACCTGTGGAAGTAGCTGAGCAGTACTCTGAGAAACTTGCCTACATGCCCAATACCTTCTTCATTGGAGATCATGCCAATATGTTCCCTCACCTCAAG AAAAAGGCAGTGATTGATTTCAAGTCAAATGGACACATCTTTGACAACCGCATTGTTCTTAATGGTATTGATCTGAAAGCCTTCTTGGACAGTCTGCCAGATGTCAAAGTGATAAAG ATGAAATGTGACAACAACCAGGAAGCTGCTGGGGACACAAATGGCGCTCTGTCCATGCCGGTTATCCCCATGAACACAGCAGCTGAGGCAATCATCAACATGATTAATCAGGGCCAAATCCAGGTCACAATCAATGGCTTCACAGTCAGCAACGGTCTGGCAACAACACAG ATCAATAACAAAGCTGCAACTGGGGAGGAAGTGCCGCGCACTATTGTTGTGACAACCCGCTCCCAGTATGGTCTCCCAGAGGACTCCATTGTCTACTGCAACTTCAACCAGCTCTACAAGATTGACCCCCCCACTCTTCAGATGTGGGCCAAT ATCCTGAAACGTGTGCCCAACAGTGTGCTATGGCTTCTTCGCTTCCCTGCTGTTGGTGAGCCCAACATCCAGCAGTACGCTCTGAACTTGGGTCTGCCGGCCTCTCGCATAATTTTTTCTCCAGTGGCGCCCAAGGAGGAGCACGTGAGAAGAGGCCAGCTGGCTGACGTGTGCCTAGACACTCCTCTTTGCAATGGTCACACTACAGGCATGGATGTTCTCTGGGCTGGCACTCCCATGGTAACCATGCCAG GTGAGACTCTTGCTTCCCGTGTGGCTGCTTCACAACTCAGCTGTCTGGGCTGCCCTGAGCTAATCGCCCAAAGTCGCCAGGACTATGAGGACATAGCAGTCAAACTGGGCTCTGACATGGAATA CCTGAAGATGATCAGAGCACGTGTTTGGAAACAGAGAATCTGCAGCCCCCTTTTCAACACTAAACAGTACACAACAGACCTGGAAAGGCTCTATCTGCAGATGTGGGAGCACCACAGCAATGGCAACAAGCCAGAACACCTGGTCAAACTCCAGACAGTAGAGACCAGTGAGAGCGCCTGA
- the LOC142397641 gene encoding UDP-N-acetylglucosamine--peptide N-acetylglucosaminyltransferase 110 kDa subunit isoform X6, producing MASSVGNVADSTGLAELAHREYQSGDFEAAERHCMQLWRQEPDNTGVLLLLSSIHFQCRRLDRSAHFSTLAIKQNPMLAEAYSNLGNVYKERGQLQEAIEHYRHALRLKPDFIDGYINLAAALVAAGDMEGAVQAYVSALQYNPDLYCVRSDLGNLLKALGRLEEAKACYLKAIETQPNFAVAWSNLGCVFNAQGEIWLAIHHFEKAVTLDPNFLDAYINLGNVLKEARIFDRAVAGYLRALSLSPNHAVVHGNLACVYYEQGLIDLAIDTYRRAIELQPHFPDAYCNLANALKEKGNVSEAEECYNTALRLCPTHADSLNNLANIKREQGNIEDAVQLYRKALEVFPEFAAAHSNLASVLQQQGKLQEALMHYKEAIRISPTFADAYSNMGNTLKEMQDVQGALQCYTRAIQINPAFADAHSNLASIHKDSGNIPEAIASYRTALKLKPDFPDAYCNLAHCLQIVCDWTDYDERMKKLVSIVADQLEKNRLPSVHPHHSMLYPLSHNFRKAIAERHGNLCLDKINALHKPAFEHPKDLKASGGRLRVGYVSSDFGNHPTSHLMQSIPGMHNPEKFEVFCYALSPDDSTNFRVKVVAEAHHFTDLSQIPCNGKAADRIFQDGVHILVNMNGYTKGARNELFALRPAPIQAMWLGYPGTSGAPFMDYIISDKETSPVEVAEQYSEKLAYMPNTFFIGDHANMFPHLKKKAVIDFKSNGHIFDNRIVLNGIDLKAFLDSLPDVKVIKMKCDNNQEAAGDTNGALSMPVIPMNTAAEAIINMINQGQIQVTINGFTVSNGLATTQINNKAATGEEVPRTIVVTTRSQYGLPEDSIVYCNFNQLYKIDPPTLQMWANILKRVPNSVLWLLRFPAVGEPNIQQYALNLGLPASRIIFSPVAPKEEHVRRGQLADVCLDTPLCNGHTTGMDVLWAGTPMVTMPGEDTSETLASRVAASQLSCLGCPELIAQSRQDYEDIAVKLGSDMEYLKMIRARVWKQRICSPLFNTKQYTTDLERLYLQMWEHHSNGNKPEHLVKLQTVETSESA from the exons ATGGCGAGCTCAGTGGGAAACGTGGCTGACAGCACAG GGTTGGCTGAGCTGGCGCACCGGGAGTACCAATCAGGAGATTTCGAGGCAGCTGAGCGCCACTGCATGCAGCTGTGGAGGCAGGAGCCTGATAACACAGGCGTGTTGTTGCTTCTGTCATCCATCCACTTCCAGTGCCGAAGACTTGACAG GTCCGCTCACTTCAGTACCTTGGCCATCAAACAGAACCCAATGCTTGCCGAGGCCTACTCCAATCTGGGGAACGTGTACAAGGAGCGTGGGCAACTGCAGGAGGCCATAGAGCATTATCGCCATGCACTGAGACTGAAGCCAGATTTCATTGATGGGTACATCAACCTGGCAGCAGCTCTGGTGGCCGCAGGAGACATGGAGGGAGCAGTGCAGGCTTATGTCTCTGCATTACAGTACAACCCG GATCTTTATTGTGTGCGTAGCGACTTGGGCAATTTGCTTAAAGCCCTGGGACGTTTGGAAGAGGCTAAG GCTTGCTACCTGAAAGCCATTGAGACTCAGCCCAACTTTGCAGTGGCTTGGAGCAACTTAGGTTGTGTATTCAATGCCCAGGGAGAAATATGGCTTGCCATACACCATTTTGAAAAG GCGGTGACTCTGGATCCAAATTTTCTTGATGCATACATCAATTTAGGCAATGTTTTGAAAGAAGCCCGCATCTTTGACAG AGCTGTGGCTGGATACCTGAGAGCCCTGAGTCTTAGCCCCAACCATGCAGTTGTCCATGGAAACCTGGCCTGTGTCTACTACGAGCAGGGTCTCATTGACCTGGCCATCGACACCTACCGTCGTGCTATTGAACTGCAGCCCCACTTTCCTGATGCCTATTGCAATTTGGCAAATGCCCTAAAGGAGAAAGGCAAT GTGTCTGAAGCAGAAGAGTGCTACAACACAGCTTTGCGTTTGTGCCCAACTCATGCCGACTCCCTGAACAACTTGGCCAATATCAAGCGTGAGCAGGGTAACATTGAGGATGCAGTTCAGCTCTATAGAAAAGCCTTGGAG gTGTTCCCAGAGTTTGCAGCAGCTCACTCTAACCTGGCCAGTGTGCTACAGCAGCAGGGAAAACTCCAGGAGGCCCTCATGCATTACAAGGAGGCAATAAG aatcagCCCCACGTTTGCTGATGCCTATTCCAACATGGGCAATACACTGAAGGAAATGCAAGATGTGCAGGGAGCGCTGCAGTGCTACACCCGGGCCATCCAAATCAACCCCGCCTTTGCTGATGCTCACAGCAATTTGGCCTCAATTCACAAG GATTCTGGAAACATCCCAGAAGCCATTGCGTCTTACCGCACAGCCCTGAAACTCAAGCCGGACTTCCCTGATGCTTACTGCAACTTGGCACATTGCTTACAG ATCGTGTGTGACTGGACAGATTATGATGAGCGGATGAAAAAACTTGTGAGCATTGTAGCTGACCAGCTGGAAAAGAACCGCTTGCCCTCAGTGCACCCACACCACAGCATGCTGTATCCATTGTCCCACAATTTCCGCAAGGCTATCGCTGAACGCCATGGGAACCTATGTCTGGACAAG ATTAATGCACTGCACAAACCTGCTTTTGAGCACCCTAAGGATCTGAAGGCCAGTGGCGGACGACTGCGTGTCGGCTATGTCAGCTCTGACTTTGGGAACCACCCAACTTCCCACCTGATGCAGTCCATTCCTGGAATGCACAATCCTGAGAAATTCGAG GTGTTCTGCTACGCACTCAGCCCTGATGATAGTACTAACTTCCGTGTGAAAGTAGTAGCAGAAGCTCATCATTTCACAGACCTCTCACAG ATCCCTTGCAACGGCAAGGCAGCTGATCGTATCTTCCAGGATGGAGTGCACATTCTGGTCAACATGAACGGATACACCAAGGGAGCCCGAAATGAGCTGTTTGCTCTTCGCCCTGCTCCCATTCAG GCTATGTGGCTTGGTTACCCTGGTACCAGTGGGGCTCCCTTCATGGATTACATAATCTCTGACAAGGAAACATCACCTGTGGAAGTAGCTGAGCAGTACTCTGAGAAACTTGCCTACATGCCCAATACCTTCTTCATTGGAGATCATGCCAATATGTTCCCTCACCTCAAG AAAAAGGCAGTGATTGATTTCAAGTCAAATGGACACATCTTTGACAACCGCATTGTTCTTAATGGTATTGATCTGAAAGCCTTCTTGGACAGTCTGCCAGATGTCAAAGTGATAAAG ATGAAATGTGACAACAACCAGGAAGCTGCTGGGGACACAAATGGCGCTCTGTCCATGCCGGTTATCCCCATGAACACAGCAGCTGAGGCAATCATCAACATGATTAATCAGGGCCAAATCCAGGTCACAATCAATGGCTTCACAGTCAGCAACGGTCTGGCAACAACACAG ATCAATAACAAAGCTGCAACTGGGGAGGAAGTGCCGCGCACTATTGTTGTGACAACCCGCTCCCAGTATGGTCTCCCAGAGGACTCCATTGTCTACTGCAACTTCAACCAGCTCTACAAGATTGACCCCCCCACTCTTCAGATGTGGGCCAAT ATCCTGAAACGTGTGCCCAACAGTGTGCTATGGCTTCTTCGCTTCCCTGCTGTTGGTGAGCCCAACATCCAGCAGTACGCTCTGAACTTGGGTCTGCCGGCCTCTCGCATAATTTTTTCTCCAGTGGCGCCCAAGGAGGAGCACGTGAGAAGAGGCCAGCTGGCTGACGTGTGCCTAGACACTCCTCTTTGCAATGGTCACACTACAGGCATGGATGTTCTCTGGGCTGGCACTCCCATGGTAACCATGCCAGGTGAGGATACAA GTGAGACTCTTGCTTCCCGTGTGGCTGCTTCACAACTCAGCTGTCTGGGCTGCCCTGAGCTAATCGCCCAAAGTCGCCAGGACTATGAGGACATAGCAGTCAAACTGGGCTCTGACATGGAATA CCTGAAGATGATCAGAGCACGTGTTTGGAAACAGAGAATCTGCAGCCCCCTTTTCAACACTAAACAGTACACAACAGACCTGGAAAGGCTCTATCTGCAGATGTGGGAGCACCACAGCAATGGCAACAAGCCAGAACACCTGGTCAAACTCCAGACAGTAGAGACCAGTGAGAGCGCCTGA